From the Ciona intestinalis chromosome 2, KH, whole genome shotgun sequence genome, one window contains:
- the LOC100184348 gene encoding colipase-like: MKLSLGFIVMLLLNMGFSTPSNYGVIFGLDDGELCVEGDQCSSYCCMDFNGFNRCAPLSIEGAVCENDGLWDVYDHCPCESGLSCVNSGSTKICSDPNDS, encoded by the exons ATGAAACTATCACTTGGATTCATAGTAATGCTTTTGCTCAACATGGGATTTTCAACTCCAAGCAACTACGGAGTGATTTTCGGCTTg GACGACGGGGAGCTTTGCGTCGAAGGCGATCAATGTTCCTCTTACTGTTGCATGGATTTTAATGGTTTTAACAGATGTGCCCCATTGAGCATAGAGGGAGCAGTTTGTGAGAAcgat GGTCTTTGGGACGTGTACGATCACTGTCCGTGTGAAAGTGGGTTAAGTTGCGTAAACTCCGGCTCCACAAAGATCTGCTCTGATCCAAATGATTCCTAA
- the LOC108951006 gene encoding uncharacterized protein LOC108951006, whose product MAYQDQRNVLVLPLVGEAAEISHWKTVRQNTIDLAQAYLQRLNRLHKSLELPDIEAMRRSCHYSCVKTASHSSYCPSRQIHHTTTPRCGWLNLRDCGNLERYHNNREAHLLNLKRIREFQKYPIRPQLTPLHGVRITTEPVNGKSEFPLKQEDKNRDNNHFHTKDTSCSLKNSRVKQFSDKKIPQPVLYHVHWMRGHNIATALPKYTATFRNCSRSGKPIVKNIIAQNAKLRSSLFRRINENEHHLSPLYYSYNRLTFTDAVT is encoded by the exons ATGGCGTATCAAGATCAGAGAAACGTGTTGGTATTACCACTTGTTGGAG AGGCAGCAGAGATCAGTCATTGGAAGACTGTGAGGCAGAACACAATTGATTTGGCTCAAGCATATTTACAACGTTTAAATCGTCTCCATAAATCTCTTGAGTTACCGGACATTGAAGCAATGAGAAGATCCTGCCACTATTCCTGCGTTAAAACTGCTTCACATTCTTCATATTGCCCGTCGCGA CAGATTCATCACACAACAACTCCGCGGTGTGGTTGGCTGAATCTGAGGGATTGTGGGAATCTAGAACGTTACCATAACAACCGTGAAGCTCACTTGCTCAATTTGAAAAGGATTCGTGAATTCCAAAAATACCCAATAAGGCCACAATTAACTCCTTTACACGGTGTTCGAATTACGACAGAACCCGTTAACGGCAAATCAGAGTTTCCATTAAAGCAAGAAGACAAAAATCGTGACAACAACCATTTCCACACTAAAGATACATCGTGTTCATTGAAGAATAGTCGTGTCAAACAGTTTTCCGACAAAAAAATTCCTCAACCTGTACTTTATCATGTACATTGGATGCGCGGCCATAACATAGCTACAGCATTGCCAAAGTACACAGCGACATTTAG aaactgTTCAAGAAGCGGGAAACCAATCGTGAAGAATATTATTGCGCAGAATGCGAAACTAAGATCTTCTTTATTTCGACGCATAAATGAAAACGAG CATCATTTGTCTCCACTCTACTACTCTTACAACCGTTTGACTTTTACTGATGCA GTCACATAA
- the LOC100186748 gene encoding BTB/POZ domain-containing protein 19-like: MDERLVRGDQTAFYSLMRKRCINNKDFSDAVFLVGPQRQVVYGHRCLLAARSETFRSMFSQMPSHSAASRESPINLPEVRPEVFLTALDYMYTNCCTLTSDLAPDVMSLSMEYNLDGLRKLSARFLLDGMNVETACDVLQSAVIHAQPDMLQKALDYCMKNAHDIFMTEKFNELSPETLGALLRGDSLEADELEVLNAIRKWARGNAIVAGRHMKEVSSSVIPLVRLPLVSPDELTKIEEENKKDMVIPMQQLAAAWRFHALKENTPFSYHTTLRLGTKHRESHKYLPKDK; the protein is encoded by the coding sequence atgGATGAACGATTGGTTCGTGGCGATCAAACCGCCTTTTATAGTCTTATGCGAAAAAGATGTATTAATAACAAGGACTTCAGTGATGCTGTGTTTTTGGTGGGGCCACAACGACAAGTTGTTTATGGTCATAGGTGCTTGCTTGCTGCGAGATCAGAGACATTTCGGTCTATGTTCTCTCAAATGCCGTCACACAGCGCTGCGAGCCGAGAATCTCCGATAAATTTGCCCGAAGTACGCCCAGAAGTATTCCTAACCGCATTAGATTATATGTATACAAACTGCTGCACTTTAACCAGCGATCTTGCGCCCGATGTGATGTCCCTTTCAATGGAATATAACCTGGATGGCTTGAGAAAGTTAAGCGCGCGCTTCTTGTTGGATGGAATGAACGTTGAAACAGCTTGTGACGTTCTGCAGTCAGCAGTTATTCATGCCCAACCTGATATGCTCCAGAAAGCACTCGATTATTGTATGAAAAATGCTCACGATATTTTTATGACCGAAAAATTCAACGAACTATCGCCAGAAACACTAGGGGCGCTGCTAAGGGGAGATTCGCTTGAAGCTGACGAGTTGGAGGTTCTAAACGCCATCAGAAAATGGGCACGTGGCAATGCAATTGTAGCTGGTCGGCATATGAAGGAGGTATCGAGTTCGGTGATTCCCCTCGTGAGGCTACCGCTTGTTTCCCCTGATGAGCTGACGAAGATTGAAGaggaaaacaaaaaagacaTGGTCATTCCAATGCAACAACTGGCGGCAGCGTGGCGTTTCCACGCACTTAAAGAAAACACGCCATTCTCTTACCATACAACTTTACGTCTCGGCACTAAACATAGAGAAAGTCACAAATACCTACCAAAAGACAAGTGA